GGTGTTTAAGAGGTGTCCCGAAGGTGAGGGGGTGCTCTTGGCTGAGTGCCAGGATGCACCTTGCCATagtctttgcttttctttgtctCCTGTCGCCCTTTATTAAACTTTGTGAATTTTCACAGGAGAGCCAACGTGTTTCTTACAAAGGGAAGCCGGGAAGCACAACGGGGTGCACGCTACAGGAAGCCGCGGCCTCCGGTGATAAATAGGAAAGCCTGGAGCACAGGATGTGTTTCGGGAGAGCTCGGCGGGACAGCGGGATGTGACTCCGCTGGTCATTTGTCCACTTGTCCGGCGGCATGGCCACGCTCCGgccgctcctgctgctgctgctgctggcctggcGCTGCGGAGGGGAGGACGCGGAGGTGCTGTGCGCCGACAGCGCCTGCTACACCCTGCACCGGGATGAGAGCAACTGGAAAAGCGCCCAGGAGCGCTGCCAGGATAACGGAGGCAACCTGGCTCCGGCGGGCAGCGCGGGCGAGGCCGAGCGGCTGCGGGAGCTGCTGGCCAGCGCCGGCTGGGCCGGCCCGGCCTGGCTTGGGCTCGCCCTGCCCCGGGGCCACTGCGTGCGGCCGCAGGAGCCGCTGCGAGGCTTCTCCTGGGTGGccggaggggagcagggcaacTTCTCGCAGTGGGCATCCGAGCCGGCCGTCACCTGCGTGAGCGCTCGCTGCGTGGCCCTGAGGCCGCCCGGGCCGCACGGCCCCGCCGGCTGGGCCGACCGGGCCTGCCGGAGCACGCTGCCGGCCTTCCTCTGCAAGTTCAGCTTCCAGGGAATGTGCGGGCTCCTGCCGCTGGCCGGCCGAGGCACGGTCACCTACGCCACGCCGTTCGGGGTGCGCAGCGCCCGCCTGGCCGCCGCTCCCTTCGGCACGCTGGCCGAGGTGCGGTGCGACAGCGGCCGGGCCGCGGCCTTCGCCGTCTGCAAGGGGCCGCTGGCCGGGGGCGGCTTCGCCTGGCACCCGCCGGGTCCGCTGTGCCCCGTGGACTGCGGGCACCACAACgggggctgccagcagctctgcctggacgTGCCCGGCGAGCCCCCGCGCTGCGCCTGCCACCCCGGCTACGTGCTGGCCGCCGACATGGCCTCCTGCCTCGCCGAGGATTCCTGCCATCCCAAcccctgccagggctcctgcCGCCCGCGGCCCGGCGGCTTCGAGTGCGGCTGCGAGCCCGGCTACGCCCTGGCGGCCGACGGGCGCGGGTGCTCGGATGTGGATGAGTGCGAGTCGGGGCCGTGCCAGCACCAGTGCCACAACATTCCCGGCGGCTTCCAGTGCCTCTGCCGGCCCGGCTACAGCCCCGCGGGGCCCGCTGGCCACCAGTGCCACGACGTGGACGAgtgtgcccagccccacgcgTGCCCGCAGCTCTGCATCAACATTCCCGGCTCCTTCCGCTGCACCTGCCGGCCCGGCTTCCAGCGGCAGCCGGGAGGAGATTCCTGCCTGGATGTGGATGAATGCCTGCGGGATCCGTGTCCCGGCGCCTGCCGCAACTTCCCCGGCGGCTACGAGTGCCTGTGCCCGCCTGGCTCCCTCCGGGACGCGGATGGCCACGGCTGCAGCCCCGGAGAGGCGATCCCAAACAGAATCCCAGAGACCTCCAGCATCCCAGAGAGCTCCACTGTCATCCCACAGAGCTCCACTGTCATCCCACAGAGCTCCGGCAGCATCCCAAAGAGCTCCGGCATCCCACAGAGCTCCGGCATCCCCCGCACCACGCGCATCCCATGGACCACGGGCATCCCGCGTTCTCTGGGAATGCCCACGGCGGGATTGGGGGCCGACTCGGACGAGCACAGCGCCGACGGGCCGCGGCTGCTGCTCTACTACATCGTGGGCAGCCTGGTGgccatcctgctcctgctggcgtTCGCCCTGGCGCTCGTGGCTTGCAGGAAAAGGgcggccaggagggagaagccTCCGGCCAAAAACGCGGCCGATAATTATTGCTGGGTGCCCGAGCAGCCCGAGAGCCGCGGGGAGCGCAGGTAGGAGAGGGTTAAAAATCCCAGTGGAAGGGTGGGAGGGAATGCTTTGTGCCCAAAGTGAGCTCCTCGGGCTGTTCCAGAGGGAtttgcagccctgctgctccaaggGTTAACGAGATGGGAGAGGGAATGGGGTGGAATTTgtctcctcagctctgctccaaaAGGCAAATTCGGAATTGTTGGATCACGTTCCTAAAGGGAAACTGCTCACTTGGaattctcctgcagccccttgtGCACTGCTCCCTCTGGATTTGCCTCATTCTCCTGGAAAAGAGTTTGAAGCTGGGATGGAAAAGGGTTTGAAATTGGGATGGGAAAGGGTTTGAAGCTGGGAGGGAAAAGGATTTGAAATTGGGATGTGCTTCAGCAGAGCTCGAACAGGCCCCTGCAGGCACAACCAGGGTGGGGTTTAAGGGTTATTTTTGGagttttattaaaaatctgTCGCCTGAAACCAGGGAGAACTGCTCATCACGGAGCCAAGGAATGGCATAAAGGTAGGAAAAGCTGTGTTTGGAGTAACCACCTCCTCATTTCCTGAGTATCCTGCCTAAATCCACTTCTAAACAGAGAAAACAATGCTCTCCTTCCCATCAGCCACATGAGAGGCTGGGCTTTTCCTGTTGGATCATTTATTTTGGGAAGGATCCTTCCCGGCTCTAGGCTGAGCAtgttttccctctctccctgtgtAAGGAACATGCTGAAATTGGAATACTTGCTGATTATTCCTTGTAAAACCTGTAACTCCCGAAAAACTCTCTGGGCCAGGTTGCTCCCCAGGTACTTCCCAAAACTCCTTGAGCCTTTTCCAGCGGGAATTCTGCCCAAAATCCTGAGGGGCAcacccagcagcacctcctccATGATTTATCCATGTTGTGAAGGGCTGGAAAAAATCAGCCCCGGGATTTGAAGGGTCCAGCAGGTTCCTGAAGTTTCTGCTGGAGTTATTTTGTCCCTGGAGCTGAATTGCTCCAGGAATGGGAATAGAACACAAAGGAGTTTGTGGTGGGCAGGGAGCTGCATCCTGTCATTCCATGTGCTGAGCAAAaccctttcctgcttttttcttGTCTTGGGGCTCCATTGTGAGCTGCAAACAGGAAAATGGAGCTGATAGGAATGTTTTCCTTGTGCTGCCTGGGTTGGGAGAAAGGGAGGGAATGCAGCACAGGATTCTTGGAAATCCTGCTGAAAGTTCCCAAATCCCAAGGCAGCAGAGCATTGGAATTAGCTGGATCAATGAAGGGAATCCCATGTAATTATGCTGGATTGGGATCTGTGGGAAATTACAgccttggggttttttatgggATATAAGGCCATAAAAAAAGGAAGGGTGAGGGTGAAATCCAAGCTGGGAAAAACCTGAAGTGTGTTGtttattccccaaaaaatcaaaatcttgATTTCTGTTGCAACCTCTGTGTATTCCATTGGGGAATGATGATGGATCTAGGGGAAGACAGGGATTTGTGTCAAGGTTAGGTTGGATTCTCCCTAATGGAATGTTTCCTGCTGTAGCCTCCTCCCTCCTGGTGCAATTCCACCTGGATCCAGCCTCATGTCTCTCATTTTTCCTGCCACAGCTTGATCTGTGGCCTCCTTAGGGAGTTGTCCAAGGACTGGTGAATCCCACAAGTTGGAGCAGGATAATTTGGTCCCCTGTCTTCCCTAGGAGATGGGATGTTCATCCCGCTCCTTGGAATTTTTTGTCGCAGATGAGTGTTTTGCTTTCTCAGAATGAAACTCTTGGATTTACAGGATAAAGTTATCCTAACATCTCTCTCTGGATGAAATTCCAAGAAGACCTGTATAAAAATGTGTTTGCAGTGGGTTTTAATAAAGATGTTCCTAAAAATCCATGGTCTGGTGCTCCTAATCTATGTGCTCCCCATGGTGGGTGGGTGGTGATCCCAAATCCTTTCCTAGGGCTTATTCCATGATCTCAGCCTTTCCCAGGATCTGTGCTCCTGGCCAGGGGCCATTCCCTTCATCCCTGCTGATGCCATGGGGTGGGAGCATTGGGATGGGCTGTGTTGGATCCCAAAACCACAAGCTAGGTCCTAAAATCCATGAGGAAAGTCCTAAACCCATAAAAAAGGTCCCAAAGCCACAAGAAAACCCTAAATCCATGAACAGGGTCCCAAACCCACAAGCAAGGCCCTAAACCCAAGAGGAAGGGCCCAAGTCCATGAGCAAGATCCTAATCCCATGACCAAGTTCCTAAAACCAAGAGGAAAGCCCAAGAGAAAGGACCTCAACCCACGGGCAAGGTCCTAAGACCATGACCGAGTTCCTAAAACTGTGAGCAAGGCCCCAATCCCATGACCATCTTCTCACTCCCACAGCCAAGGTCCTGATTCCATGGCCAAGGTCCCAATCCCATAACCAAGGTCCTGATTCCATGGCCAAGGTCCCAATCCCACAACCAAGGTCCTGATTCCATGGCCAAGGTCCCAATCCCACAACCAAGGTCCCGATTCCATGGCCAAGGTCCCAATCCCATAACCAAGGTCCTGATTCCATGGCCAAGGTCCCAATCCCACAGCCAAGGTCCTGAGTCCATGGCCAAGGTCCCAGTCCCACAACCAAGGTTCCAATCCCATGACTAAGGCCCTAATTCCATGACCAAAGCCCTAATCCCATGACCAACATCCCAAATCCATGAGCAATCCCTTTGATTTCAGCACCTCTCTGCGTGAGGGATTTTTCGGGATCAACTAATAGGATAGACCCCTTTTAGATCCTGTTATCCCATGATATTTCATATTATTTTACATTCCATTGCTTTCCATTCCTTCGTGGACAACTGCCAGCATTCCAACAGAGCAACCTCATCCCAAAACCCTGCAAAGAAGCCAAAAATTCCCCCCCCGTTGACACAAACTCCCGGATTCGGGGGTCAGGACAAGCATTCCGAGTGCCCGCTCCGAgcagagtgacagggacagccgGGATGAGTCAGAGCCCAAGGCAAAGGCAGGGAAAACATGATTAATGGGATTGGGGAAGAGGAAAGGCAGCCTGtcagcaggcagggcagtgctggcacccTGACTCAGCCTGCAGAGCAGTGGGATAAAAGGGAATTATGAAAGCGTGATTAATCCCATTCCTCCCACCCCATCCCGATTATCTTTTGGGGACAAACGTTGTCAGTCGGGCAAGGCCAGCGAAGTGGGATCATTGTTTGGGAAGGTTCtgttttttcctggaaaaaaccTTGACAAGGAATTTTCTATCTGGGTTTGcagttactgaaaaaaaaaataacagcgGGAGCAGAAATttattgttttgggtttttttttttcatcttcaccgtgttctgttttccttcttttcctgcgGTTTGCCAGGATATTTTCTCCCTTCTCTTGGTGGTTTTCTccagaaaacagaagcagaagtaaaaggagaagtggaagaaaaattggaaatagTGAAGTGAAAATTGTGGGAACAACAGGTGTTCCTAAAGCCAGATAAGGTCAGAGTTATCCAGCTCCCAGGAGATTTCTGGGAATGATCCTGCTTGGATAAATTCTTTACTCCAAGCTCCCCTATGGACACTTTCTCCTTGAGGCTCATCCCTGCTGCTAGAATTAAATTGCATGGACATTTCAATATTTGGGGTAGATCAGAAAGGTCCAATGGGATTAAAgagttaatttattattattattattattattattattattattattattattattaccaacttcccttttccccacagACTCAcaggatttacaggaagcacCCAAGGTTGTTAGAGGACAAAACAAAGCCCAAGGGTTCAAGAAAGGACGAACAAAGTTCAATAAAGTTCACTAAAATTTAATAAAGAAACCTCCTTGCCGTGATCCGAGGAAATTGGGATTTGCTGCTCATCCTAAAGGCCAATTGCAGTGCCCGGGGCTGTtggaattccatgaaaaaaCAGCCTCAAATCCCCTTTTTGTGGAGTGGGGAAGCTTGGGACATTTGGGCTCCATTTTTAGGTTGCTCTTGGCTCTGTTCTGGCACCACAGAGGGATCCACCAGGGATAAACTGATGGAATGGGATATCCATTCTGAGGTGTCTGTGGGGAGTAGGGGAGATAGGGAGAAAAGTCATAATAATgcttaataataataataataataataccaaCTAGTAGAactatataaattatatataagtACAGATGGAAATACATAATTATATGTTCGGTTTTTTTTGAAGAAGTTTTCCTTAATCAAACCTAAACCGTTTCTCTTCATCCCATTCATTATTCTCCAGGAGCATATCCCGATTCCACCTGACTCCACCCTCCTATCAGTGATTGCCGAGAGCGAAAAGTTCCCGCTGGagcctccttttccccaggctgagcccctttcccagctcccgcCTGCTGCTCCGGCCCCTTCCCGGCTCCATTCCTATGTCTGGACACAGAGATGCTCTGTGCTGGATTCAGAGCCGGACACAGGGTTTGATCTGCGGGATGAAGATCCCAGCGGGGTGACAATTCCCAGCCGGGTGAAGATGACAATTCCCAGCGGCGCTGCTCCCACCCCGAGGGCCCCTCCTGTGCTGCGAGATCCCGCTGCCGTTTCGCGCTTTTCCCGCGGCTCACCCCGTTTCCCCCGTGTCCCGCGGGAcgccccgctccccccgcgccGCCGGGCGGGCCCCGCCGGGGCGGAGCGGCCGGGAGGATGCGGGCGGGGgcccggggcggcggggcgggggcgggggcaGCGCCCGGCCGGGATTCACCGCGGCGCTCCCTGCCGGCCCCGCGGGCGCTTCCTTCCCCCGCCGGGGCCGCTATAAAGGGGGCGGCCGGGCGGAGCGGGCCATGCTCAGCTCGGGGCGCCGCCGGCCGCCCCCTCCGCGGGACATGCggccgctgctgccgctgctggtgctgctgctggggacggCGGCGCGGGCACAGCCGCGGGACGTGTCCCCTGCGGGCGcgcagtgcctggagcacgaGTGCTTCGCCGTGTTCTGGGCGTCCCGCTCCTTCTCCGGCGCCAGCGAGGGCTGCCAGCGGGGCGGGGGGCACCTCATGACCGTGCGCTCCACCGTGGCCGAGGAGGCGATCGCGCTGCTGCTCCAGAACCGCGAGGGGCGTCTCTGGCTCGGGCTGTCGCTGCAGCCCTCCTTGCCCTGCACCGACCCCAGCCGGCTGCTCCGCGGCTTCAGCTGGGTCACCGGCGACCACAAAACCGATTACACCAACTGGGCGCTGTCGGGGAAGCGCTGCGGCGAGCGCTGCGTGACCGTGTCCcggcagctgagctgggaggagcGGCGCTGCGAGGAGCCGGCCGACGGCTTCCTCTGCCAGTACAGCTACGGAGGCAGCTGTCCCCGCCTGGCCACCCAGCCCGGTGTTCCCGTCACCTACAGCACCCCTTTCGGCGCCCGCGGAGCCGACTTCCTGGCGCTGCCTCCGGGCAGCGTGGCCACCATCGCTGACCTCGGGCTGCGGCTGCGCTGCGACGACGGGGACGGCGCGGTGCCGCGCTGGGGCCGCGACACGCCGGGAGCGTGGCCGTGCGAGctgggcggcggcggctgcgcgGGGACGTGCGCCGAGGAGCGCGGGCGGCCGCGCTGCTCCTGCCCCGAGGGTGCGGTGCTGGCCCCGGACGGGCGCGGGTGCCGCTCGCCGTGCGAGGGAGCGCAGTGCCAGCATCACTGCGTGGTGGCCGAGGGCTCCTTCGTGTGCATGTGCTCCGTCGGGTACCAGCTGGCGGCCGACGGCGTCAGCTGCGAGGACATCGACGACTGCGCCAGCGAGCCCGGGCCGTGCGAGCAGCAGTGCGTGAACACCAAGGGCGGCTTCGagtgccagtgccacagaggCTACAGGATGGTGGACGGGCACTGCCAGCGCCAGCCGCCCTGCTGGGACCTGGCGTGCCAGCAGCGCTGCGAGGAGCGGCCCGACGGCGACCGCTGCGGCTGCCACCCCGGATACGCCGTGGACCCGCAGAATCCCTCCCGCTGCCTCCCGTTCTGCAACACCACcgagtgcccagccctgtgcggcgaCGACGGCTGGGACTGCGAGTGTCCCACGGGCTTCCTGCTGGACGAGGACGACATGCTGTGCATAGACATGGATGAGTGCGACAGCGGTCACTGCCAGTTCAACTGCACCAACACCCCCGGGAGCTTccagtgccactgtccccacGGCTACTTCCTCCAAGGCATCGACTGCATGGCCATCCTGGACGGGGAGGGCGAGGAGGCGTCCTCGGGGGATTTGGAGCTGGAGCCGCGCACGCCCGTGCCCAGCCGGCCCCCGCCTCAAGCGGAGCCGCTGCACCCCGGCGTGGTGGTGGGCATCGCCGGCGGGGCCCTGCTGAGCGTCCTGGCCCTGGCGGCGCTGGGATTCCACCTGGCCAGGAAGCGCTGCCGCTCCCACGGCTCCATGGATTACAAGTACAGCGGCCCCCACGAGAAggagctggggctccagcccgtCCCCGCCGCACAGAAGCCGTAGGGACAGCGGGCAGGACGGACGGACACTGGACACTGGGAGGCCGAACTGGGTGACATTTATCCCCCGCTaccccctccccccccaccTCCCTTTCGCGCCCCGGCTGGAATTTTTGAACGATAATTCGGGAAAAGCTGGGATCACATCACTCCCAGAAATACCCGCTGCTTTCCAGCCGGCTCTTGGAACGCCGGCGCAGGAGAGCGGGGACAGCAGAACACCCCGAGGCTGCTCCGCTCCCGCTCCTTGTTCCCGCTTCCTTGGCGTTCAGctttccttttccccagccGGCGGTCGGGAAAACcgcaaggaaaaaaatccaggaggGACTGCTCCATGTGCAAGTGACTCTAAATCCGTGGGATGAGGGCACGGTGTGACCAAGGCGGGGACTTTGGAAGGACACCTCGACCCAAACCCCACTCCCCCCGGCTGGATGGTGCTCCCGAGCCGGGAGGCTCCTGCTTTCCTTTGGGATGGGGTTTGCTTGTTTTAagctgagggaaggaggagcaAAGATGTTGTGGGAAGCACTTGTCACCTTAAGCCACTGGTGACAGCAGGGACCCGGCTCGGTGTCACCAAGGTGGGACTGAAATTCCTGATTCCCATTCCCTCTCCTTAGTTTTTGCGGGATGTGGAGGTTAAACAGGGACACGAAGGCTGCTGGGGTGAATTTTGTAGGAAAGTCTGCGGCGCTGCAGAGCCACATCCAGGTCCTTCCACGACATTCCACTGTTGTTGCCTTAAATTTGATTGTTGGATTTTGGATTTGGATTTGACCCATCCTACCCCACAGGGATTTTCCCTGTTCCCTCGTGCAGGGCTGACTCTAGCCCAAGCCAAACATTCCCAAGGGTGGGattccagcagccacagcccggGGGGAGAATTCTGAGAAGAATCTGGTTTTCCAGCTCcatccttccctggggagccaaAGGGGGTCCTGCTCCGGCTGCTGTCCCAGCGGCCACTGGCAGATTTATGCCAGTGAAATATTATCCCAGAGAAGTTTTGGAAGCCTGGGATCAGAACAGGGGCGTTCTGTTCCCCCACATTCCCCCCTCCCGCCCTATGAACttcccagcactcagcatccccCCGGAATGCTAAACCTTCCCTgcaaattcccaggaaaatcaaaatgaGGCGTTTGTAGGAATTGTGGTTTTCCTAAAAGGTCGTTATCCTGAAGGCTGCATAACTGAGGGTCCTGTCCCTGGATCCGTGGGGATGGATTAAAGTGAAGCCACATGGAGCGAGGGCTGTAAGCCTGTGGATGTGCCAGGTTTATTTTAGGACAGTttggctgcagtgggagggagggagctgttGTGATTATCCGTAATTATCCAGAAAGAGATATCAAAATATAGAGGTGTCACTTGGGAAAATAtccaaggaaaaggaagggaaagaaattatAAGGTTTGAGAGTGGAAAGACTTTGCTGAGGCATCATCTCATATGCAGGATCTGCTTCCCATGGATCTTTCCTTGTTGTCCAGCTCAAACTCCTGCTCATTCCTGGGTGGATCCCAGGTTTTGCCACcacacccccaaaatctcctcctcccctctaatcTCCAATTCCCACTTCGGAGTTTTATCTTATCACAAATTCCTTCCTTATGGTGATGCGTCGGagtcctgaattcccagcactccctgttttttcctctcccccaCCCCGGCCTGCTCCCCCCGGGCCCATTTGTAAatccttatttatttattggaaTTTTACCCTGTCTGATGGAATTGTCTCATGGAGATCCTGTGTGGACACCAATAAAGTTTTGCCAGTCTGGTTTAGAGGAACTGCTCAGGGTCTGTTCTTTCTCCCCttccctaaaattcccccaGAAATCCAGGAAAACCCTGGAGCATTCAGGGATGAAAATGTTCCCTGCTGGTTACTTCCCCAGTGGGATTAAAATGGAAAGAATGAGCCATGAATAATGGACAACACCGATCCCATTCCAAGGACAAAGTTAAACCCCAAAGAAGCTGGAAGTGGCTCGCTCCATGGGGCCTCCAtgtgctgctcctcaccctgGGGTTCCAAGCTCACCAAAATCTGGTTCTCCTGGTTTTTTGGTGGAAATTTGGTCCTGGGTGTGccaaaatcctgggaatttTGGGTAGGGAGGTGTGTATGATGGGATCTCATTCTGCTGCAGATGCAGAAGAGCTGACGAGCTTTGGGATTTTCCCTGGTGTCTCCCTGTCTCTTGGGAAGAAATGGGAATTTATCATTTATCAATCAGGAGGGCCATGTGCTCCCGATTAACATCTTGGGATCCTCCCCATCCCCGGGGGAGGCTCCTGGATGCCGGAATAACGGCAATAACCACTCAATCAACGGCAATAACCACTCAATCCATGGAATTTGCTCCATCCCAGGCCAGTCTTATGGCTTTTTATTTCGGAGAGCGGCGCACCCGCCAGTCGGACCCGGCATCGCGGGCCCTCTCCATCCGGCATCCCCTTTCACCCTGGATTCTGGGGTCCCCTAGAagggggtggttttggggaggAGGGCCCTGGGCgcgcagcagggctgggggcgcaGGGGGtcctgctggcagggcagcggGGGGCACACGCAGCCCTTGGCGTCCCCGCGGGGCGCGGCGCAGTAATCCAGCGGCTCCTCCTCGTCCTCACTGTCCCCGCTGTCCGCGTCGGCGGCgcggcagcagcacaggccggCGTCGCGGCAGCGGCGCAGCACGCCGTGGAAGGAGTTGCGGAAATTCTCGGAGAGCAATCCATAGAGGATGGGGTTGGCGCAGCTGTTGGAGTAGCTGAGCAGCAGCGAGGCGTTGTGCGCGCTGGCGTCCAGGCggccgggcagcagcagctccagcagctgcaccaCGTAGAAGGGCAGCCAGCACACCACGAACATGGCCACCACGGTGACCACCAGGCGCGTCAGCTTGCCCTCGGagcgccgccgctgctgccagcccacGCCCTGCGCCACCACGCGCATCTTGCCGGCCAGCAGCAGGTAGCACAGCGCCATGGCCACCACGGGCAGCACGAAGCCCAGCGCGCTGCTGTACACCACAAAGGCGGCTGCCCACGCCGGGCTGGGCCACAGCAGGTCGCAGGCCACGGCGCGGCCGTCGCGGGTGACAGCCGTGCCGGCGAACACCGGGATGGGTGAGGCCaccagcagcgccagcagccACACGCCGCCGTTGACCAGCTTGGCGACGCGCGGGCGGCGGTAGGAGGCGGCGCGCAGCGGGTGCACCACGGCGATGTAGCGGTCCAGGCTGAGCACGGTGAGGCAGAAGACGCTGCTGAACATGTTGAGGCCGTCCACGCCCAGCACGGTCCGGCAGAGCGCCCGGCCGAAGGGCCAGCGCCGCAGCGCCGCCGCCGTGGCCACGAAGGGCACGCTGAGCATGAAGAGCTCGTCGGCGatggccaggttgagcaggtaGATGTTGGTGGCCGTCTTCATCTTGGCGTAGCGCAGGATGACGAAGATGACGAGCGCGttgcccagcagccccagcaggcacaCCAGGCCGTAGATGCACTGCAGCACCACCATGCCCGCGATctccgccgcgctcccgccgcgcTCCGGGGGCCCCCTGGCATCTCCCACCGCCGCCACGGCCGTGCTGCTGTTGGGGGGCGGCTCAGAGCCGGCCCAGCTGGAGATGCTCCAGAGGGGGATCCcggctgccaggagctgctcgcCGTCCGTGCTCATGGCGGGAGGTGATCCATGGACAGGAGAGCAGTGATGGGGTCAGCCTGCg
This sequence is a window from Zonotrichia albicollis isolate bZonAlb1 chromosome 3, bZonAlb1.hap1, whole genome shotgun sequence. Protein-coding genes within it:
- the CD93 gene encoding complement component C1q receptor, producing MATLRPLLLLLLLAWRCGGEDAEVLCADSACYTLHRDESNWKSAQERCQDNGGNLAPAGSAGEAERLRELLASAGWAGPAWLGLALPRGHCVRPQEPLRGFSWVAGGEQGNFSQWASEPAVTCVSARCVALRPPGPHGPAGWADRACRSTLPAFLCKFSFQGMCGLLPLAGRGTVTYATPFGVRSARLAAAPFGTLAEVRCDSGRAAAFAVCKGPLAGGGFAWHPPGPLCPVDCGHHNGGCQQLCLDVPGEPPRCACHPGYVLAADMASCLAEDSCHPNPCQGSCRPRPGGFECGCEPGYALAADGRGCSDVDECESGPCQHQCHNIPGGFQCLCRPGYSPAGPAGHQCHDVDECAQPHACPQLCINIPGSFRCTCRPGFQRQPGGDSCLDVDECLRDPCPGACRNFPGGYECLCPPGSLRDADGHGCSPGEAIPNRIPETSSIPESSTVIPQSSTVIPQSSGSIPKSSGIPQSSGIPRTTRIPWTTGIPRSLGMPTAGLGADSDEHSADGPRLLLYYIVGSLVAILLLLAFALALVACRKRAARREKPPAKNAADNYCWVPEQPESRGERR
- the THBD gene encoding thrombomodulin gives rise to the protein MLSSGRRRPPPPRDMRPLLPLLVLLLGTAARAQPRDVSPAGAQCLEHECFAVFWASRSFSGASEGCQRGGGHLMTVRSTVAEEAIALLLQNREGRLWLGLSLQPSLPCTDPSRLLRGFSWVTGDHKTDYTNWALSGKRCGERCVTVSRQLSWEERRCEEPADGFLCQYSYGGSCPRLATQPGVPVTYSTPFGARGADFLALPPGSVATIADLGLRLRCDDGDGAVPRWGRDTPGAWPCELGGGGCAGTCAEERGRPRCSCPEGAVLAPDGRGCRSPCEGAQCQHHCVVAEGSFVCMCSVGYQLAADGVSCEDIDDCASEPGPCEQQCVNTKGGFECQCHRGYRMVDGHCQRQPPCWDLACQQRCEERPDGDRCGCHPGYAVDPQNPSRCLPFCNTTECPALCGDDGWDCECPTGFLLDEDDMLCIDMDECDSGHCQFNCTNTPGSFQCHCPHGYFLQGIDCMAILDGEGEEASSGDLELEPRTPVPSRPPPQAEPLHPGVVVGIAGGALLSVLALAALGFHLARKRCRSHGSMDYKYSGPHEKELGLQPVPAAQKP
- the SSTR4 gene encoding somatostatin receptor type 4 — encoded protein: MSTDGEQLLAAGIPLWSISSWAGSEPPPNSSTAVAAVGDARGPPERGGSAAEIAGMVVLQCIYGLVCLLGLLGNALVIFVILRYAKMKTATNIYLLNLAIADELFMLSVPFVATAAALRRWPFGRALCRTVLGVDGLNMFSSVFCLTVLSLDRYIAVVHPLRAASYRRPRVAKLVNGGVWLLALLVASPIPVFAGTAVTRDGRAVACDLLWPSPAWAAAFVVYSSALGFVLPVVAMALCYLLLAGKMRVVAQGVGWQQRRRSEGKLTRLVVTVVAMFVVCWLPFYVVQLLELLLPGRLDASAHNASLLLSYSNSCANPILYGLLSENFRNSFHGVLRRCRDAGLCCCRAADADSGDSEDEEEPLDYCAAPRGDAKGCVCPPLPCQQDPLRPQPCCAPRALLPKTTPF